One window from the genome of Serinibacter salmoneus encodes:
- a CDS encoding YceI family protein has product MDDNVGMLAGEWDFDPAHTRIGFSARHAMVTSVRGAFNEVTGHLVVDPEDLSASSAHVVVQVASIDTRNSQRDAHLRSADFFDVDVWPTIEFTSTAIEEVEDSAYAVTGDLRIRDITRQVMIPVTLIGVHRDATGALRAGFEGSRRLNRRDFGLEWNVALDTGGVLVSERISLELEISAVKREDSAQ; this is encoded by the coding sequence ATGGACGACAACGTGGGGATGTTGGCGGGGGAGTGGGACTTCGATCCCGCGCACACCCGGATCGGGTTCTCCGCGCGGCATGCGATGGTGACGTCGGTGCGCGGGGCATTCAACGAGGTCACGGGGCACCTCGTGGTGGATCCTGAGGACCTGTCGGCCTCCAGTGCGCACGTGGTGGTGCAGGTGGCCAGCATCGACACCCGCAACTCCCAGCGCGATGCGCACCTGCGCAGCGCGGACTTCTTCGACGTGGACGTGTGGCCCACGATCGAGTTCACCTCCACCGCGATCGAGGAGGTCGAGGACAGCGCCTACGCCGTCACCGGTGACCTGCGCATCCGCGACATCACCCGGCAGGTGATGATCCCCGTCACCCTCATCGGGGTGCACCGGGACGCCACCGGCGCGCTGCGCGCGGGATTCGAGGGCTCCCGCAGGCTCAACCGGCGCGATTTCGGGCTGGAGTGGAACGTGGCCCTGGACACCGGCGGCGTGTTGGTCTCCGAGCGCATCTCGCTCGAGCTCGAGATCTCCGCCGTCAAGCGCGAGGACTCGGCGCAGTAG
- a CDS encoding ROK family protein, with protein sequence MESPAVARQHSLREMNLSTVLRTVFDAEMPISRAQVAARTGLTRATVSTLVDALVGARLLLELPPAAPTRAGRPAIPLAPHPRSLVGLGLEVNVNYLGICAVDLTGAVIRRWVSPAAPASRSAPEVLAELGTRAREMIADLAERGMAVGGARLALPGLVRPDTGRLEVAPNLNWHDLDPVPLLGLDGIQVEVRNEAKLAGLAQTPMRAGMTAGEPTAQLPATFLYVSADVGIGSAVLVARELYQGQHGWSGEIGHVVVEADGAPCSCGNRGCLEQYAGRSALLRAAGLPSSGDPGDVAAALERGDERALAAVATTATALARALGDALNLLDVDAVVLGGIYAPLFEALAPLVAPRLNDAVLSSRWAPITLHRAPVEGHAALIGGAREVLRAVLAAPTRWTG encoded by the coding sequence ATGGAGTCCCCGGCGGTCGCGCGCCAGCACAGCCTGCGGGAGATGAACCTCTCCACGGTGCTGCGCACGGTCTTCGACGCCGAGATGCCGATCTCGCGGGCGCAGGTCGCCGCGCGCACGGGACTCACCCGGGCCACCGTCTCCACGCTCGTAGACGCCCTGGTGGGAGCCCGATTGCTCCTCGAACTCCCGCCGGCGGCCCCCACCCGGGCGGGGCGTCCCGCCATCCCCCTGGCGCCGCACCCGCGCTCGCTGGTGGGCCTGGGGCTCGAGGTGAACGTCAACTACCTGGGGATCTGCGCCGTCGACCTCACCGGGGCGGTGATCCGGCGCTGGGTCAGCCCCGCAGCACCCGCGAGCCGGTCCGCGCCCGAGGTGCTCGCGGAGCTCGGGACCCGGGCGCGCGAGATGATCGCGGACCTCGCCGAGCGCGGGATGGCGGTGGGTGGGGCGCGGCTCGCGCTTCCGGGTCTGGTCCGCCCCGACACCGGCCGCCTCGAGGTGGCCCCCAACCTGAACTGGCACGACCTGGACCCCGTGCCCCTCCTGGGCTTGGACGGGATCCAGGTCGAGGTGCGCAACGAGGCCAAACTGGCGGGCCTGGCGCAGACCCCGATGCGGGCCGGGATGACGGCCGGCGAGCCGACCGCTCAGCTCCCGGCGACGTTCCTGTACGTCTCCGCGGACGTGGGCATCGGCTCCGCCGTCCTGGTGGCGCGGGAGCTGTACCAGGGGCAGCACGGGTGGAGTGGCGAGATCGGGCACGTCGTGGTCGAGGCGGATGGCGCACCGTGCAGTTGTGGGAACCGCGGATGCCTGGAGCAGTACGCGGGCCGGTCCGCACTGCTGCGTGCCGCGGGCCTGCCGAGCAGCGGCGACCCCGGCGACGTCGCCGCCGCCCTGGAGCGGGGCGATGAGCGCGCGCTGGCGGCCGTAGCCACCACCGCCACCGCGCTGGCCCGCGCGCTGGGGGATGCGCTCAATCTCCTGGACGTCGACGCCGTGGTCCTCGGCGGGATCTACGCACCGCTCTTCGAGGCCCTGGCGCCCCTGGTGGCCCCGCGCCTGAACGACGCCGTGCTCTCGAGCCGATGGGCGCCGATTACGCTTCACCGTGCGCCGGTGGAGGGACACGCCGCACTGATCGGTGGGGCGAGGGAGGTGCTGCGAGCGGTTCTCGCTGCGCCGACGCGCTGGACCGGGTAG
- the xylB gene encoding xylulokinase codes for MTTPTLVAGIDSSTQSCKVVIREAESGALVRSGSAPHPAGTQVDPEAWWRALQVAVEQAGGLADVAAVSVGGQQHGMVTLDEQGRPIRPAMLWNDNSSGQAAADLVEELGAERWARETGTVPVASITATKLRWLAEHEPENAARVAAVCLPHDYLTWRLRGSTAIGDLVTDTSDASGTGYFDASRGAYRRELLRHAFGREDIVLPRVAAPTEAVGELATFSSRAVLGPGAGDNASAALALGLGPGDVLLSVGTSGVVCAVVADPVADLTGTVAGFADATGHYLPLVATVNCAQVLDATRSLLGVDVHQLADLALSVPAGSDGLTLVPYLQGERTPNLPNATGALHGITLENYTPAHLARAAFEAVVCGLGVGIDAVRAVGLEVGSVRMVGGAVRSPAMREIAPSVLGIDIALPEPGEYVADGAARQAAWVLASGAGPAELPNWSAPVGATATATPAPTVRAAYARAAPHYLDRQ; via the coding sequence ATGACCACGCCCACGCTCGTAGCCGGGATCGACTCCTCGACCCAGTCCTGCAAGGTGGTGATCCGCGAGGCCGAGAGCGGCGCCCTGGTGCGCTCGGGGTCCGCGCCCCATCCCGCCGGCACACAAGTGGACCCCGAGGCGTGGTGGCGCGCCCTCCAGGTCGCCGTCGAGCAGGCCGGGGGGCTGGCGGACGTCGCCGCCGTCAGCGTGGGCGGGCAGCAGCACGGCATGGTCACGCTCGATGAGCAGGGCAGGCCGATCCGCCCCGCGATGCTGTGGAACGACAACTCCTCCGGGCAGGCGGCCGCCGACCTGGTCGAGGAGCTGGGGGCCGAGCGCTGGGCCCGGGAGACCGGCACCGTGCCGGTCGCCTCGATCACCGCCACGAAACTGCGCTGGCTCGCCGAGCACGAGCCCGAGAACGCCGCCCGGGTCGCGGCCGTCTGCCTGCCGCACGACTACCTCACCTGGCGACTGCGGGGGTCGACGGCGATCGGTGACCTGGTCACGGACACCTCCGACGCCTCCGGCACCGGCTACTTCGACGCCTCCCGGGGCGCCTACCGCCGGGAGCTGCTGCGGCACGCCTTCGGGCGCGAGGACATCGTCCTGCCGCGGGTGGCGGCCCCGACCGAGGCGGTCGGTGAACTCGCCACCTTCTCCTCACGCGCCGTGCTGGGCCCCGGGGCCGGCGACAATGCCTCGGCGGCCCTCGCGCTCGGCCTCGGCCCCGGCGATGTGCTCCTCTCGGTGGGCACCTCCGGGGTGGTGTGCGCCGTCGTGGCCGATCCCGTCGCGGACCTCACCGGGACGGTCGCCGGTTTCGCCGACGCCACCGGGCACTACCTGCCCCTGGTGGCCACCGTGAACTGCGCACAGGTGCTGGACGCCACCCGCTCGCTGCTCGGGGTCGACGTCCACCAACTCGCCGATCTCGCGCTCAGCGTCCCGGCGGGCAGCGACGGTCTCACCCTCGTCCCCTACCTACAGGGTGAGCGCACCCCGAACCTGCCGAACGCGACCGGGGCGCTGCATGGCATCACGCTGGAGAACTACACCCCCGCCCACCTGGCCCGGGCGGCCTTCGAGGCCGTCGTGTGCGGCCTCGGCGTCGGGATCGATGCCGTGCGCGCCGTCGGACTGGAGGTGGGCTCAGTACGCATGGTCGGCGGCGCCGTGAGATCCCCCGCGATGCGCGAGATCGCCCCGAGCGTACTCGGGATCGACATCGCCCTGCCGGAGCCCGGGGAGTACGTGGCCGACGGCGCAGCCCGCCAGGCGGCCTGGGTGCTGGCCTCGGGTGCGGGCCCGGCCGAGCTGCCGAACTGGAGCGCGCCGGTCGGGGCGACGGCCACTGCCACACCTGCCCCTACCGTGCGTGCGGCGTACGCTCGCGCGGCGCCGCACTACCTGGACCGACAGTAG
- a CDS encoding alpha-hydroxy acid oxidase produces MVQRQLPDLRELSELIRLRPFDPDGTRRRLAKALTVADLRDLAMRRTPRSVFDYTDGAAEAEISLRRARRTFANLEFHPAILQDVSQVDTTTDMLGTRAALPFSFAPTGFTRMMHTEGESAVARVAERHGIPYALSTMGTTSIEDVAAAAPGARKWFQLYVWRDRSRGEDLMARAKAAGFDALQLTVDVPVAGARHRDTRNGFAIPPQLSLRTIADGAMHPNWWIDLVTTPPLEFASLDSWDGTVGELLDSLFDPTMTMADLEWLRENWDGPLVIKGIQTLADAKKVSAAGADAVVLSNHGGRQLDRAPVPLRLVPQVREAIGERTQVWVDTGIMSGGDIVAAIALGAHATMVGRAYLYGLMAGGERGVERAVEILSGEIRRTMTLLGVNAIEDLNPGHVTLR; encoded by the coding sequence GTGGTCCAGCGCCAACTCCCCGACCTCCGTGAGCTCAGCGAGCTCATCCGCCTGCGCCCGTTCGACCCGGACGGCACCCGCCGCCGACTCGCCAAGGCCCTCACCGTCGCCGATCTGCGCGATCTCGCCATGCGCCGCACGCCCCGGTCGGTCTTCGACTACACCGATGGCGCAGCGGAGGCGGAGATCTCACTGCGCCGTGCCCGCCGCACCTTCGCGAACCTCGAGTTCCACCCCGCGATCCTGCAGGACGTCAGTCAGGTGGACACCACCACCGACATGCTCGGCACGCGCGCCGCGCTCCCGTTCTCCTTCGCCCCCACCGGATTCACCCGGATGATGCACACCGAGGGTGAGTCCGCCGTGGCACGGGTGGCCGAGCGCCATGGCATCCCCTACGCCCTGTCCACGATGGGCACCACCTCGATCGAGGACGTCGCGGCTGCCGCACCGGGCGCCCGCAAATGGTTCCAGTTGTACGTGTGGCGCGACCGGTCGCGCGGCGAGGACCTCATGGCGCGCGCCAAGGCGGCGGGCTTCGACGCGCTGCAGCTCACGGTGGACGTCCCCGTTGCCGGTGCCCGGCACCGGGACACCCGCAACGGCTTCGCGATCCCCCCGCAACTGTCCCTGAGGACGATCGCCGACGGCGCGATGCACCCGAACTGGTGGATCGACCTGGTCACCACGCCACCGCTGGAGTTCGCCTCCCTGGACTCCTGGGACGGGACCGTGGGTGAGCTCTTGGACTCCCTCTTCGACCCCACGATGACCATGGCGGACCTGGAGTGGCTGCGGGAGAACTGGGACGGCCCTCTGGTCATCAAGGGCATCCAGACCCTTGCGGACGCCAAGAAGGTCAGCGCCGCCGGGGCCGATGCCGTGGTGCTCTCCAACCACGGCGGGAGACAGTTGGACCGCGCACCCGTGCCCCTGCGCCTCGTCCCGCAGGTGCGCGAGGCGATCGGTGAGCGCACGCAGGTCTGGGTCGACACGGGCATCATGTCCGGCGGCGACATCGTGGCGGCGATCGCCCTGGGCGCGCACGCGACCATGGTGGGCCGCGCCTACCTGTACGGCCTGATGGCGGGCGGCGAGCGGGGCGTGGAACGCGCCGTGGAGATCCTCTCCGGGGAGATCCGCCGCACGATGACGTTGCTCGGAGTGAACGCCATCGAGGACCTGAACCCCGGTCACGTCACGCTGCGCTGA
- a CDS encoding tryptophan-rich sensory protein, with product MTTSSMPPGPVATSADRLRQVTLVVVGAAAMAVAAWGAGAFGGQEIQNAASGALAADATVLAPGTGAFRVWSVIYLALIVTVILQALPSRAALPLHRTLGWWVLASLVLNAAWISAAQLGLLGLTVPIIGALVAVLARCLVLLRARPAAPRLDSLIVGTTVGLYLGWVCVATVANVTAVLAFSSWDLSFLPEGVWVTVVLAVAAAVCGVTALAAGQRAVAIGVTLTSTWGLVWIAIGRLTAGPDSTITVVVALAAAAVVLLLGALGAVRAPRPATAPSPRA from the coding sequence ATGACCACCTCATCGATGCCCCCAGGACCTGTGGCCACCTCCGCCGACCGGCTGCGTCAAGTCACCCTGGTCGTGGTGGGCGCGGCCGCCATGGCAGTCGCAGCGTGGGGCGCCGGTGCCTTCGGCGGCCAGGAGATCCAGAACGCCGCCAGCGGTGCGCTGGCGGCCGATGCCACCGTCCTGGCCCCCGGCACCGGGGCGTTCCGGGTCTGGAGCGTGATCTATCTCGCGCTGATCGTGACCGTGATCCTGCAGGCGCTCCCCTCACGGGCCGCACTGCCGCTGCACCGCACCCTGGGGTGGTGGGTCCTGGCCTCGCTGGTCCTCAACGCCGCGTGGATCAGCGCGGCGCAACTCGGCCTGCTCGGGCTGACCGTGCCGATCATCGGCGCGCTGGTCGCCGTGCTGGCACGCTGCCTGGTCCTGCTGCGCGCTCGGCCGGCGGCGCCACGCCTGGACTCCCTGATCGTGGGCACCACGGTGGGCCTGTACCTGGGATGGGTGTGTGTGGCGACCGTGGCCAACGTGACGGCCGTGCTCGCCTTCTCCTCGTGGGACCTGTCGTTCCTGCCCGAGGGGGTGTGGGTCACGGTGGTCCTGGCAGTGGCCGCCGCCGTGTGCGGGGTCACCGCCCTGGCTGCGGGTCAGCGCGCCGTGGCGATCGGCGTCACCCTTACCTCCACCTGGGGCCTGGTGTGGATCGCGATCGGCCGGCTCACCGCGGGGCCCGACTCCACCATCACGGTCGTCGTGGCCCTCGCGGCAGCCGCCGTCGTGCTCCTGCTCGGGGCCCTCGGGGCGGTGCGTGCCCCGAGGCCCGCTACTGCGCCGAGTCCTCGCGCTTGA
- a CDS encoding alpha/beta hydrolase has protein sequence MVSSVWQIWAAVVVAILLAVVFLWLAIRAVRRSPERRVARSLGWWLAAVLAVTVALMGIGGASSGYFTSWRSVGLLLQAAFGADPDPLPPGERVRPVRATTNERGSVVEVMIPSTSPGVPDADSFVYLPPGYSQGAQEDYPIAYLMHGSPGYASDWFGAADLDGALDDLISTGALPAMIVLAPDMDLGRASEPVNYPGEGPQRATFFTQDVRSWAADHLPVRAAADQQVIGGMSAGGLGALTIGLGEGLGEFGGILSIMPYLTPEAAVVRGDPEALAAASPLPVIAAAGDLDGMPIYLGIPSVDGTGEGEQIAEALLAAGADVELHVVPGGHDWEAARLLALDGLPRLVADLGWQ, from the coding sequence GTGGTCTCGAGCGTGTGGCAGATCTGGGCTGCCGTGGTGGTGGCGATCCTCCTGGCAGTCGTCTTCCTGTGGCTGGCGATCCGGGCGGTGCGCCGGTCCCCTGAGCGCCGCGTCGCGCGCAGCCTGGGATGGTGGCTTGCCGCCGTGCTCGCCGTCACCGTCGCACTGATGGGCATCGGGGGTGCCAGCAGCGGATACTTCACCAGTTGGCGCTCGGTGGGCCTCCTCCTGCAGGCGGCCTTCGGCGCCGACCCCGATCCACTGCCGCCGGGTGAGAGGGTCCGGCCGGTGCGCGCCACCACGAACGAGCGTGGGTCGGTGGTGGAGGTGATGATCCCCTCCACGAGCCCCGGTGTGCCCGACGCCGACTCGTTCGTCTACCTGCCGCCCGGGTACAGCCAGGGTGCCCAGGAGGACTACCCGATCGCGTACCTCATGCACGGATCCCCCGGCTACGCCTCGGACTGGTTCGGTGCCGCCGACCTCGACGGCGCGCTGGACGATTTGATCTCCACTGGTGCGCTGCCGGCGATGATCGTGCTGGCCCCGGACATGGATCTCGGCCGCGCCTCGGAACCGGTGAACTACCCAGGCGAGGGCCCGCAGCGGGCCACGTTCTTCACCCAGGACGTGCGTTCCTGGGCCGCCGACCACCTGCCCGTGCGGGCGGCAGCCGATCAACAGGTCATCGGTGGGATGAGCGCCGGGGGCCTGGGCGCCCTGACTATCGGCCTCGGCGAGGGCCTGGGGGAGTTCGGCGGGATCCTCTCGATCATGCCCTACCTCACTCCCGAGGCGGCCGTCGTCCGCGGGGACCCCGAGGCGCTGGCCGCGGCCTCCCCGCTCCCGGTGATCGCCGCTGCGGGCGACCTGGACGGCATGCCGATCTACCTGGGGATTCCCTCGGTGGACGGCACTGGGGAGGGTGAGCAGATCGCAGAGGCGCTGCTGGCGGCGGGTGCCGATGTCGAGCTCCACGTGGTCCCCGGCGGTCACGACTGGGAGGCGGCCAGGCTCCTGGCGCTGGACGGGCTACCGCGGCTGGTGGCCGACCTGGGCTGGCAGTAG
- the xylA gene encoding xylose isomerase: MVRAATPEDKFSFGLWTVAWAGKDQFGDATRADLAPWEYLAPLKEAGAWGVTFHDDDVVPFGAGDSEREEILARFKQTADEVGLVIEMVTTNTFSHPVFKDGGFSANDRAVRRFGLRKVLRNVDLAAELGASTFVMWGGREGTEYDGSKDLHSALERYAEGLDTVAAYIKEKGYDLRIALEPKPNEPRGDIFLPTIGHALGLIAQLENGDIVGLNPETGHEQMAGLNYTHGLAQALWAGKLFHIDLNGQRSIKYDQDLVFGHGDLFSAFFTVDLLENGFPNGGPTYTGPRHFDYKPSRTEGFDGVWASAKANIDTYLMLAEKAKAYREDPRTQAAFEAAGVFEAAQPTLAAGESIADLLADRSAFEDFDADAAGARETNYVALNQLALEHLIG, from the coding sequence ATGGTGCGTGCAGCAACCCCCGAGGACAAGTTCTCCTTCGGTCTGTGGACCGTGGCCTGGGCGGGCAAGGACCAGTTCGGCGACGCCACCCGCGCCGACCTCGCACCCTGGGAGTACCTGGCCCCGCTGAAGGAGGCCGGCGCCTGGGGCGTGACCTTCCACGACGACGACGTGGTGCCCTTCGGCGCCGGGGACTCCGAGCGCGAGGAGATCCTCGCCCGGTTCAAGCAGACCGCCGACGAGGTCGGCCTCGTCATCGAGATGGTCACCACCAACACCTTCAGCCACCCCGTGTTCAAGGACGGCGGCTTCAGCGCCAACGACCGCGCCGTCCGCCGCTTCGGGCTGCGCAAGGTGCTGCGCAACGTGGACCTGGCCGCCGAGCTCGGCGCCTCCACCTTCGTGATGTGGGGCGGGCGCGAGGGCACCGAGTACGACGGCTCCAAGGACCTGCACTCCGCGCTCGAGCGCTACGCCGAGGGCCTGGACACCGTGGCCGCCTACATCAAGGAGAAGGGCTACGACCTGCGCATCGCGCTGGAGCCGAAGCCGAACGAGCCCCGCGGTGACATCTTCCTGCCGACCATCGGGCACGCCCTCGGTCTCATCGCACAGCTCGAGAACGGTGACATCGTGGGCCTGAACCCCGAGACCGGGCACGAGCAGATGGCGGGCCTGAACTACACCCACGGCCTCGCGCAGGCGCTGTGGGCGGGCAAGCTCTTCCACATCGACCTCAACGGGCAGCGCTCCATCAAGTACGACCAGGACCTGGTCTTCGGTCACGGTGACCTGTTCTCGGCGTTCTTCACCGTGGACCTGCTGGAGAACGGCTTCCCGAACGGCGGCCCGACCTACACCGGCCCGCGCCACTTCGACTACAAGCCCTCGCGCACCGAGGGTTTCGACGGCGTGTGGGCCTCGGCCAAGGCCAACATCGACACCTACCTGATGCTGGCGGAGAAGGCCAAGGCCTACCGCGAGGACCCGCGCACCCAGGCCGCCTTCGAGGCGGCCGGCGTGTTCGAGGCCGCGCAGCCCACCCTGGCCGCCGGGGAGTCGATCGCCGACCTGCTCGCCGACCGCAGCGCCTTCGAGGACTTCGACGCCGACGCCGCCGGCGCCCGGGAGACCAACTACGTGGCGCTGAACCAGCTCGCCCTCGAGCACCTCATCGGCTGA
- a CDS encoding acyl-CoA dehydrogenase family protein — protein MARTLLTDDLLARIHDRAAHHDAENTFPHEDLADLADAGYLRAFVPEDMGGSGFTLQEVASEQQRLAAAAPATALAVNMHLVVTGLAAALHRTGDATTDFILRDAAAGEVYAFGNSEAGNDWVMFDSRTRAEPDGEGGYRYWGTKIFTSLSPVWTRLATFGRDDSDPENPLLVHGVVTREGTESRGDWDTLGMRATRSESTVLAGAHAPAARVYRRLAPGPNSDPFTFALFTTFEVLLAAVYTGIGARGLELAAQAVQRRTSMRTGASYAVDPDIRWKIADAALLQDSSVLQVRALARDVDEGYPHGARWFAQVVGLKVRAVENARAVVDIAFRVSGGAGYSAGNELSRLYRDVLAGIFHPSDEESAHATVASSILGPLP, from the coding sequence ATGGCACGCACGCTGCTCACCGATGATCTGCTGGCCCGCATCCACGATCGTGCCGCGCACCACGACGCGGAGAACACCTTCCCCCACGAGGACCTGGCCGACCTCGCCGACGCCGGGTACCTACGCGCCTTCGTCCCCGAGGACATGGGAGGATCCGGCTTCACGCTGCAGGAGGTGGCTTCCGAGCAGCAGCGCCTCGCGGCGGCCGCCCCCGCGACCGCGCTGGCCGTGAACATGCATCTGGTGGTCACCGGTCTCGCAGCGGCCCTGCACCGCACCGGGGACGCGACCACCGACTTCATCCTGCGGGATGCGGCCGCAGGTGAGGTCTACGCCTTCGGCAACTCCGAAGCCGGCAACGACTGGGTGATGTTCGACTCCCGCACCCGGGCCGAACCCGACGGCGAGGGCGGCTACCGGTACTGGGGCACCAAGATCTTCACCTCCCTCAGCCCGGTGTGGACGCGGCTGGCGACCTTCGGGCGCGATGACAGCGACCCGGAGAACCCGCTGCTCGTGCACGGCGTCGTCACCCGTGAGGGCACCGAGAGCCGCGGGGACTGGGACACGCTGGGGATGCGCGCCACCCGATCGGAGTCCACCGTGCTCGCGGGCGCGCACGCACCCGCGGCCCGGGTCTACCGGCGCCTGGCCCCCGGGCCCAACTCTGATCCGTTCACCTTCGCGCTGTTCACCACGTTCGAGGTGCTGCTGGCCGCCGTGTACACCGGCATCGGTGCCCGTGGCCTGGAGCTGGCCGCCCAGGCCGTGCAGCGCCGTACTTCGATGCGCACCGGGGCGAGCTACGCCGTCGACCCCGACATCCGGTGGAAGATCGCCGATGCCGCCCTACTGCAGGACTCCTCCGTGCTACAGGTGCGGGCCCTGGCGCGGGATGTGGACGAGGGGTACCCGCACGGCGCGCGGTGGTTCGCCCAGGTCGTGGGGCTGAAGGTGAGGGCGGTGGAGAACGCCCGCGCCGTGGTCGACATCGCCTTCCGCGTCAGCGGTGGTGCCGGGTACTCCGCCGGGAACGAACTGTCCCGGTTGTACCGGGACGTGCTCGCGGGGATCTTCCATCCCAGCGATGAGGAGTCCGCGCACGCCACCGTCGCCTCCTCGATCCTGGGGCCGTTGCCCTAG
- a CDS encoding ATP-binding protein, translated as MPSRSESERHPGPRAEHGQGQDGEALFDLPRDAHVPTRRVILLAGASGSGKSSVARALGLPVARLDDFYYDHDEPGLPRTRGIVDWDDVATWNAEAAVEALAAACFGDRLMAPTYSIPLSRRTGQESIDVTGAPALLAEGIFAAEIARPLRERGLLAGGYYLQQSRHLTAMRRFARDIGENRKPPLDLLRRGAALWRDEPRMVRTWRSCGLHPLPRQGAEEHLAQLIAD; from the coding sequence GTGCCGTCCCGATCCGAGAGCGAACGCCACCCCGGCCCACGCGCCGAGCACGGGCAGGGGCAGGACGGCGAGGCCCTGTTCGACCTCCCCCGGGATGCCCACGTCCCCACCCGCCGGGTGATCCTGCTCGCCGGTGCCTCGGGATCGGGCAAGAGCTCCGTGGCGCGGGCCCTCGGCCTCCCGGTCGCCCGCCTGGACGACTTCTACTACGACCACGACGAGCCGGGCTTGCCACGCACGCGCGGCATCGTGGACTGGGACGACGTCGCCACCTGGAACGCCGAGGCCGCGGTGGAGGCGCTCGCTGCCGCGTGCTTCGGCGATCGGCTGATGGCACCCACCTACAGCATCCCGCTCTCCCGGCGCACAGGCCAGGAGAGCATCGACGTCACGGGCGCTCCGGCGCTGCTGGCCGAAGGGATCTTCGCCGCCGAGATCGCGCGGCCGCTGCGCGAGCGCGGACTGCTCGCCGGTGGCTACTACCTGCAGCAGTCCCGGCACCTGACCGCGATGCGCCGATTCGCCCGGGACATCGGGGAGAACCGCAAGCCTCCGCTGGATCTCCTGCGGCGTGGGGCGGCGCTGTGGCGGGACGAACCGAGGATGGTGCGCACCTGGCGTTCGTGCGGCCTGCACCCCCTACCGCGGCAGGGTGCCGAAGAGCACCTGGCGCAACTCATCGCCGACTGA
- a CDS encoding GNAT family N-acetyltransferase, with the protein MSAVRPYRPTDDRALARICVLTGDSGGDATGVFDDDLLPELFLLPYLERHPDLAFVLADEEDTPIGYIVGTDDTAAFEAWFAGSWWSQRGATRWPRPAPVRTRSDAMVAYGYSRGQGGADDGVAPVGYPAHLHIDLLPRAQGGGWGRVLIGVLADALRARGCEGLHASASRANPGALAFYPRVGFVPVGGDDAATFGLTLR; encoded by the coding sequence ATGTCAGCCGTGCGTCCCTACCGCCCCACCGATGATCGCGCCCTCGCCCGGATCTGCGTCCTGACGGGGGACAGCGGCGGCGATGCGACCGGGGTGTTCGACGACGACCTGCTGCCCGAGCTCTTCCTCCTGCCGTATCTGGAGCGGCACCCGGACCTGGCCTTCGTCCTCGCGGACGAGGAGGACACGCCGATCGGCTACATCGTGGGCACCGACGACACCGCGGCCTTCGAGGCGTGGTTCGCGGGGTCCTGGTGGTCTCAGCGTGGCGCGACACGCTGGCCGCGGCCGGCGCCCGTGCGCACGCGGTCCGATGCGATGGTCGCCTACGGCTACTCGCGTGGGCAGGGTGGGGCGGACGACGGCGTAGCCCCCGTGGGCTACCCGGCCCACCTGCACATCGACCTGCTCCCGCGGGCGCAGGGCGGGGGATGGGGGCGGGTCCTGATCGGCGTGCTGGCCGACGCGCTGCGCGCTCGGGGCTGTGAGGGGCTGCACGCCTCCGCCTCGCGCGCCAATCCGGGAGCGCTCGCCTTCTACCCGCGGGTCGGATTCGTGCCCGTGGGCGGCGACGACGCCGCCACCTTCGGTCTCACCCTGCGCTGA